A portion of the Bacillota bacterium genome contains these proteins:
- a CDS encoding C45 family autoproteolytic acyltransferase/hydrolase — MRRHLFSAALALALALASLSPSSARATRPSLAVWEENGRRYAGQGWREERNGITVVHFKGTHREIGAQNYLLLASEALELRDQFNPLSQPAKGWDRVVQIFKDFYMRAKIAPGFLRHTPPEYVEEMKGFVQAAEGRQARDLTPILLPNVFAEIGLVYGCTSFAAFGPTTADGSLYHGRNLDFDGSHSFGRYAIVAIYEPEGSYPFIALTYPANIGVMQGMNIHSICVSMSYSKASPEHITTDGIGYQFLLRQVLERAATLDDAVEIIRHAPRTIGLDILVSDAKIPDARVIEVAADRYQVRTPGPEGAIWATNRYETPWMQEIQSPGWLASEARDARLRELFAKFHGAQGLDLESSASILRDRHEPGTRAYDSFTIGINNPSSIATVLFAPAQLRMWAGVVGDHGSSADGVFHGFDLLAELGLEPRVPEPVVDILPIDPNTPGARDWWAFWEATYQHSIGNHARVRDLLLPVLAARPESQGTLRLLGRSALFSGDGASAEAYFRRIVELDNPTDARGLAEAWFWLGYIARQRGQTAKAAECFESALAVRVTDVSGSDEYQRLAAAHLRAVGGDPNSLSPRTVEPGPAPSGPAEPASAFEGLPIREVTIIGAAQTSADLIRSRLSLQPGQSYREADAELTARRLAQLRAFETVKIVPVPTESGLDVVVRVHEGFGWYRDPVESVIITAADLLIDRKLALSYENLAGSGVNLDASYRLGTWPPDVHAGIGFPLPSLAGLPIQLKLGGDLASTRITAELGENAGSSRAVRIGQISAQVEAVVTEHLTVSLGAALRKDTWEDNTLAGLLPPAVGGGAQVAGSAGASWSTVDSPAWPDRGTRLAASAYLSRDLGNPNEADGAGGTGGFGRLGAEAGTYLPIGSRQDFVLGLTASAGWTSSGAPFHRLFIPGPGTGLRIAVPILPARAFLTAKAEIWWEASPTFRFGAFAEAGAFGEHGFATDARALGAGIAASYLTPVGASVTGYAALNEDGKFTLGVKM, encoded by the coding sequence TTGAGACGTCATCTCTTCTCAGCCGCGCTTGCTCTTGCACTAGCCCTAGCCTCTCTTTCGCCGAGCTCAGCTCGGGCAACCCGGCCCTCTCTCGCTGTATGGGAGGAGAACGGCAGACGCTACGCTGGCCAAGGCTGGCGCGAGGAGCGAAACGGGATCACCGTCGTGCACTTCAAGGGGACTCACCGCGAGATCGGAGCTCAAAACTACCTACTTCTAGCGTCTGAAGCACTGGAATTGAGGGATCAGTTCAATCCCCTCTCTCAACCCGCGAAGGGGTGGGACCGGGTCGTGCAGATATTCAAGGATTTCTACATGCGCGCCAAGATAGCACCGGGCTTCCTGCGCCATACCCCCCCGGAGTACGTAGAGGAAATGAAGGGTTTCGTCCAGGCCGCTGAGGGTCGACAAGCGCGCGATTTGACCCCCATTCTTCTGCCAAACGTGTTCGCCGAGATCGGCCTCGTCTACGGCTGCACCTCCTTCGCGGCTTTCGGCCCAACCACTGCCGACGGCAGCCTCTACCACGGGCGCAATCTCGATTTCGACGGATCCCACTCCTTCGGCCGTTACGCTATAGTGGCCATCTACGAGCCCGAGGGCAGCTATCCGTTTATCGCGCTCACCTACCCCGCGAACATAGGCGTCATGCAGGGCATGAACATCCATAGCATATGCGTCTCAATGAGTTACTCCAAAGCCTCTCCGGAACATATCACAACCGACGGAATCGGCTACCAGTTCCTGCTCAGGCAGGTCCTGGAGAGAGCCGCGACTCTGGATGACGCCGTGGAAATCATCAGACACGCGCCAAGGACAATCGGGCTCGACATACTCGTCTCCGACGCCAAGATCCCCGACGCGCGCGTGATAGAGGTCGCCGCAGACCGGTACCAGGTGCGCACGCCCGGCCCGGAAGGCGCGATCTGGGCGACGAACCGATACGAGACCCCATGGATGCAGGAAATCCAAAGCCCGGGATGGCTAGCCTCCGAAGCCCGCGACGCGCGCCTGAGAGAGCTTTTCGCGAAGTTCCATGGAGCGCAAGGCCTGGACCTCGAATCCTCAGCCTCGATACTGAGAGACAGGCACGAGCCTGGGACTCGTGCATATGACTCATTCACAATAGGAATCAACAACCCCTCATCAATAGCCACCGTGCTTTTCGCTCCAGCGCAGCTTCGCATGTGGGCGGGCGTAGTTGGCGACCACGGCTCCTCAGCCGACGGAGTGTTTCACGGGTTCGACCTCCTGGCCGAACTAGGGCTGGAGCCGCGGGTCCCAGAACCGGTGGTCGACATCCTCCCGATCGATCCCAACACCCCCGGCGCCCGAGATTGGTGGGCGTTTTGGGAGGCAACATACCAGCATTCCATAGGCAACCACGCCCGCGTCCGAGACTTGCTTCTCCCCGTCCTCGCGGCAAGGCCCGAAAGCCAGGGCACGCTCAGACTTCTCGGCCGATCCGCCTTGTTCAGCGGGGATGGCGCCTCCGCCGAGGCCTACTTCCGCCGAATTGTAGAGCTTGACAACCCCACCGATGCTCGAGGCCTCGCTGAAGCATGGTTCTGGCTCGGCTACATCGCAAGACAAAGAGGGCAGACTGCCAAGGCTGCGGAATGTTTCGAATCTGCGCTCGCCGTTCGGGTCACCGACGTATCTGGAAGTGACGAGTACCAGCGCCTGGCTGCAGCTCACCTTCGCGCAGTCGGGGGAGATCCGAACTCTCTCTCGCCCCGAACCGTAGAACCCGGCCCCGCGCCCTCCGGACCGGCCGAGCCTGCCTCCGCATTCGAAGGGCTTCCAATCCGGGAAGTCACGATCATCGGCGCCGCCCAGACCAGCGCAGATCTTATACGGTCACGTCTCTCACTTCAGCCCGGGCAATCCTACCGGGAAGCGGACGCCGAGTTGACCGCCCGTAGGCTTGCGCAGCTCCGTGCGTTCGAGACGGTCAAGATCGTCCCCGTCCCGACCGAGTCCGGCCTAGATGTCGTAGTCCGGGTCCACGAAGGGTTCGGATGGTATCGCGATCCCGTGGAATCTGTCATCATCACGGCGGCAGATCTCCTCATAGACCGAAAGCTCGCGCTATCATACGAGAATCTGGCCGGGTCAGGCGTGAACCTCGACGCTTCCTACCGATTGGGCACATGGCCGCCTGATGTCCACGCCGGGATCGGATTCCCCCTTCCGAGCCTCGCAGGGCTTCCCATCCAGCTCAAGCTGGGTGGGGACCTCGCCTCAACGAGAATCACCGCGGAACTCGGGGAGAACGCAGGTTCAAGCCGCGCGGTCCGCATCGGGCAAATCTCCGCCCAAGTGGAGGCGGTCGTGACTGAGCACCTGACCGTATCATTGGGAGCGGCGTTGCGAAAAGACACTTGGGAGGACAACACCCTAGCTGGCCTTCTGCCGCCCGCCGTGGGCGGCGGTGCACAGGTTGCGGGATCCGCCGGGGCTTCCTGGAGCACGGTGGACTCTCCCGCCTGGCCGGATCGTGGAACTCGCCTCGCTGCTTCAGCTTACCTCAGTCGGGACCTGGGCAACCCCAACGAAGCGGACGGCGCCGGGGGGACCGGCGGCTTCGGACGCCTGGGCGCTGAGGCTGGAACGTATCTTCCCATTGGCTCGAGGCAGGACTTCGTGCTCGGTCTCACAGCTTCAGCCGGCTGGACTTCATCAGGCGCGCCTTTCCACCGCCTGTTCATCCCCGGCCCAGGCACAGGTCTGCGCATCGCGGTACCCATTCTGCCCGCTCGTGCGTTTCTGACCGCGAAGGCCGAGATCTGGTGGGAGGCCTCGCCCACTTTCAGGTTTGGGGCGTTCGCGGAGGCAGGCGCATTTGGAGAGCATGGGTTTGCGACTGACGCCCGGGCGCTCGGAGCGGGAATCGCGGCGAGTTACCTCACCCCAGTGGGTGCCAGCGTCACAGGGTACGCGGCTCTGAACGAAGATGGGAAGTTCACCCTCGGCGTGAAGATGTAG